Proteins encoded by one window of Pyxidicoccus trucidator:
- a CDS encoding PrkA family serine protein kinase gives MDAKGYLQEVGAQVNADFVKNRSILSFEEYLSLFFNDPKAQARNAAQYLRDVMDHFGTETVTHPTGTIRRFKVFDAPGGDKGDRVAGQEEVQNSIYRLLGNFIRAGRINKLILLHGPNGSAKSTLVNALKEGMEAYSRQPQGALYRIAWVFPSEKLIKGSIGFGERAPGQEEVTTYAHLEAESIDLRMPCELRDHPLFAVPPGERRKLLESALKKKGLGNGDGETGDFILSDYVRDGELCSKCRSIYTALLNSYGGDWLKVMRHVQVERFYVSRRYQVGTVTVEPQMSVDAVVQQITADRTQLNVPAPLHSTVLYEPHGPLIHANRGLIEYADLLKRPLEAFKYLLGFSETSEVPLEPFVLQLDEVLIASANEKHLGAFKELPDFASFKGRIELVRVPYLRRYRTEQQIYDAQITSTTVGKHVAPHATELAAMWAVLTRLKKPIPDRYPNDVKELIDHVTPVEKLHLYEEGAPPDRLSLANTKELRKLREELFTESDAYPNYEGRSGASAREIKTALFNAAQNTDYKCLNALAVLEELEAICKDKSVYEFLLQEVVDGYHDHDAFVRIAEVEYLDRVDSEVRESMGLVSEGQYRELVERYIQGVSHWVRGEKMRNRVTGEMEKPDEHRMTEVEAIVMPRGEDAAEFRRGLISSIGAHRLDNPDLEMDYPRIFPDMFRRLRDHYFEERKRVLRKNKENVLKYLSEDRNQLTQREQTQVQSTLKTMTERYGYCEACAKDAILFLMKKRYG, from the coding sequence GTGGACGCGAAGGGCTATCTGCAGGAAGTGGGCGCGCAGGTGAACGCCGACTTCGTCAAGAACCGGTCGATCCTGTCCTTCGAGGAATACCTCTCCCTCTTCTTCAACGACCCCAAGGCCCAGGCGCGCAACGCCGCCCAGTACCTGCGGGACGTCATGGACCACTTCGGCACGGAGACGGTGACCCACCCCACGGGCACCATCCGGCGCTTCAAGGTGTTCGACGCCCCGGGCGGCGACAAGGGCGACCGGGTGGCCGGCCAGGAGGAGGTGCAGAACTCCATCTACCGGCTGCTCGGCAACTTCATCCGGGCGGGCCGCATCAACAAGCTCATCCTCCTGCACGGCCCCAACGGCAGCGCCAAGTCCACGCTGGTCAACGCCCTCAAGGAGGGCATGGAGGCGTACTCGCGGCAGCCGCAGGGGGCGCTCTACCGCATCGCCTGGGTCTTCCCGTCCGAGAAGCTCATCAAGGGCTCCATCGGCTTCGGCGAGAGAGCCCCCGGCCAGGAGGAGGTGACCACCTACGCGCACCTGGAGGCGGAGTCCATCGACCTGCGGATGCCGTGCGAGCTGAGGGACCACCCGCTCTTCGCCGTCCCTCCAGGCGAGCGCCGCAAGCTGCTGGAGTCCGCGCTCAAGAAGAAGGGGCTGGGCAACGGGGATGGGGAGACGGGCGACTTCATCCTCTCCGACTACGTGCGCGACGGCGAGCTGTGCTCCAAGTGCCGCAGCATCTACACCGCGCTGCTCAACTCGTACGGCGGGGACTGGCTGAAGGTGATGCGCCACGTCCAGGTGGAGCGCTTCTACGTGTCGCGCCGCTACCAGGTGGGCACGGTGACGGTGGAGCCGCAGATGAGCGTGGACGCCGTCGTCCAGCAGATCACCGCGGACCGCACCCAGCTCAACGTGCCCGCCCCCCTGCACAGCACCGTCCTCTACGAGCCGCACGGGCCCCTCATCCACGCCAACCGGGGCCTCATCGAGTACGCGGACCTGCTCAAGCGGCCGCTGGAGGCCTTCAAGTACCTGCTGGGCTTCAGCGAGACGAGCGAGGTGCCGCTGGAGCCCTTCGTCCTCCAGCTGGACGAGGTGCTCATCGCCTCCGCCAACGAGAAGCACCTGGGCGCCTTCAAGGAGCTGCCGGACTTCGCGTCCTTCAAGGGCCGCATCGAGCTGGTTCGCGTGCCCTACCTGCGCCGCTACCGGACGGAGCAGCAGATCTACGACGCGCAGATCACCAGCACCACGGTGGGCAAGCACGTGGCCCCGCATGCCACCGAGCTGGCCGCCATGTGGGCCGTGCTCACCCGCCTGAAGAAGCCCATTCCGGACCGCTACCCCAATGACGTGAAGGAGCTCATCGACCACGTCACCCCGGTGGAGAAGCTGCACCTCTACGAGGAGGGCGCCCCGCCGGACCGCCTCAGCCTGGCCAACACCAAGGAGCTGCGGAAGCTGCGCGAGGAGCTCTTCACCGAGTCCGACGCGTACCCCAACTACGAGGGACGCTCGGGCGCCAGCGCGCGCGAAATCAAGACGGCGCTGTTCAACGCGGCGCAGAACACGGACTACAAGTGCCTCAACGCCCTGGCCGTGCTGGAGGAGCTGGAGGCCATCTGCAAGGACAAGAGCGTCTACGAGTTCCTCCTCCAGGAGGTGGTGGACGGCTACCATGACCATGACGCCTTCGTGCGCATCGCCGAGGTCGAGTACCTGGACCGGGTGGACAGCGAGGTCCGCGAGTCCATGGGGCTCGTCTCCGAGGGCCAGTACCGTGAGCTGGTGGAGCGCTACATCCAGGGCGTCAGCCACTGGGTGCGCGGCGAGAAGATGCGCAATCGCGTCACCGGGGAGATGGAGAAGCCCGACGAGCACCGGATGACGGAGGTGGAGGCCATCGTCATGCCCAGGGGCGAGGACGCCGCCGAGTTCCGCCGCGGCCTCATCTCCTCCATCGGCGCGCACCGGCTGGACAACCCGGACCTGGAGATGGACTACCCGCGCATCTTCCCGGACATGTTCCGGCGCCTGAGAGATCACTACTTCGAGGAGCGCAAGCGGGTGCTGCGCAAGAACAAGGAGAACGTCCTCAAGTACCTCTCCGAGGACCGCAACCAGCTCACCCAGCGAGAGCAGACCCAGGTGCAGAGCACGCTGAAGACGATGACGGAGCGCTACGGCTACTGCGAGGCCTGCGCGAAGGACGCCATCCTGTTCCTGATGAAGAAGCGCTACGGCTGA
- a CDS encoding Hsp70 family protein, whose product MHKEPIIGIDLGTTNSCAAIVEDSGNVKLIPYKGGEYTIPSIFAIDDKGNELIGYEAKRQWQLNPRNTVYGSKRLVGRTFGSDVVDTMKKVVAYNMRPGKKNDVTLDVGKKEFTLQEISAKILAKIREVASNYLKMPIKRAVVTVPAYFNDRQRQSVKDAGKLIDLDVVRIINEPTAAALAYGVGKGLKEKVVIYDLGGGTFDVSIIEIRDRVFEVKSTGGDVFLGGIDFDNAIIHHVLKDFAAKTGIDLATDPVAMQRIKDLAERTKIDLSAREEVPFNIPFITMTSQGQPLNIEMKFTRKMLEQLTNQLVDRTLQMVARVLVDSGLSTKDIDEVMLVGGQTRMPIVQDRLTKFFGKPPSKGVHPDEAVAIGAALYAHSLQDDTNLRIQLLDVIPMAIGLEKAGGAFHTVFPRNAPIPNAKQLLATTSMDNQTELAMRIYQGDHELVARNDLLGEFTFSGIQQARAGGVQVEITFDVNVEGILTMRARDPATGKEMKTTVRVTQS is encoded by the coding sequence ATGCACAAGGAGCCCATCATCGGCATCGACCTCGGCACGACGAACTCGTGCGCGGCCATTGTCGAGGACAGCGGGAACGTCAAGCTCATCCCCTACAAGGGGGGCGAGTACACCATCCCCTCCATCTTCGCGATCGACGACAAGGGGAACGAGCTGATCGGCTACGAGGCCAAGCGCCAGTGGCAGCTCAACCCACGCAACACCGTGTACGGCTCGAAGCGCCTGGTGGGGCGGACGTTCGGCAGCGACGTCGTCGACACCATGAAGAAGGTCGTGGCGTACAACATGCGCCCCGGCAAGAAGAACGACGTCACCCTGGACGTCGGGAAGAAGGAGTTCACCCTCCAGGAGATCAGCGCCAAGATCCTGGCGAAGATCCGCGAGGTCGCCTCCAACTACCTGAAGATGCCCATCAAGCGGGCCGTCGTGACGGTGCCCGCCTACTTCAACGACCGGCAGCGCCAGTCGGTGAAGGACGCCGGGAAGCTCATCGACCTGGACGTGGTGCGCATCATCAACGAGCCCACCGCCGCGGCGCTCGCCTACGGCGTGGGCAAGGGGCTGAAGGAAAAGGTCGTCATCTACGACCTGGGCGGCGGCACGTTCGACGTGTCCATCATCGAGATCCGCGACAGGGTCTTCGAGGTGAAGTCCACCGGCGGCGACGTCTTCCTCGGCGGCATCGACTTCGACAACGCCATCATCCACCACGTCCTCAAGGACTTCGCGGCCAAGACGGGCATCGACCTGGCCACGGACCCGGTGGCCATGCAGCGCATCAAGGACCTGGCCGAGCGCACCAAGATTGACCTGTCGGCGCGCGAGGAGGTGCCCTTCAACATCCCCTTCATCACGATGACGTCCCAGGGCCAGCCCCTGAACATCGAGATGAAGTTCACCCGGAAGATGCTGGAGCAGCTCACCAACCAGCTCGTGGACCGCACCCTGCAGATGGTGGCGCGGGTGCTGGTGGACTCCGGGCTGTCCACGAAGGACATCGACGAGGTGATGCTGGTCGGCGGGCAGACGCGCATGCCCATCGTCCAGGACCGCCTGACGAAGTTCTTCGGCAAGCCGCCCAGCAAGGGCGTGCACCCGGACGAGGCGGTGGCCATCGGCGCGGCGCTCTACGCGCACTCGCTGCAGGACGACACCAACCTGCGCATCCAGCTGCTGGACGTGATTCCCATGGCCATCGGCCTGGAGAAGGCGGGCGGCGCGTTCCACACCGTCTTCCCGCGCAACGCGCCCATCCCCAACGCCAAGCAATTGCTGGCCACCACCAGCATGGACAACCAGACCGAGCTGGCCATGCGCATCTACCAGGGTGACCACGAGCTGGTGGCGCGCAACGACCTGCTGGGCGAGTTCACCTTCTCCGGCATCCAGCAGGCCCGCGCTGGCGGCGTGCAGGTGGAGATCACCTTCGACGTGAATGTGGAAGGCATCCTCACCATGCGCGCGAGGGATCCGGCCACGGGCAAGGAGATGAAGACCACGGTGCGCGTCACGCAGAGCTGA